The genomic window GTCAGCCAGCTCGGTGTAAGCGGTAGCGATCTCCACGCCACGCACGTAGAGATCCCACTTTTCGGTCAGGCCCGGCTTCGTGCGATGGTTGCGCGTGAGCGGGGAGGTGTCCTCTGGGAAGTCGAAAACGAAGGTGGGCTCCCACAGCTTGGAGCCGACCAGCTCCTCCCAGATGTCTTCAGCAATCTTGCCAGCAACGGCGTATTCCTTGACGCCGATGTCGAATTTCTCGGCGATCTGCACGAGGCGCTCGCGCGGGGTCTGGACGGTGACGGTCTCCCCCACGGCTTCGGACAACGACGTGTAGAGGTCGAGGCGCGCCCACTCGCCGCCCAAATCGTACTCGGTGCCGTCGGCCAAAGTGACGGTCGTGGTGCCAAACACGTCGCGCGCCGCGTTCTGGATAAGATCGCGGGTCAAAACTGCCATGTCCTCGTAGGTAGCGTAAGCCTGGTAGGCCTCCATAGCGGAGAACTCCGGCGAGTGGGTCGAATCGGCGCCCTCGTTGCGGAAGTTCTTGCCTACCTCGAATACGCGTTCAATGCCGCCGACCACGGCCTTCTTTAGGTACAGCTCGGTGGCGATGCGCAGGTAGAGATCCTGGTCGTAAGCGTTGATGTGGGTTTCGAATGGACGCGCCGCCGCTCCACCATGCAGCGGCTGCAGGATCGGCGTCTCGACCTCGAGGTAACCGCGCTCGTCGAATGTCTTGCGAATGGACTTCATCATTCCGGCGCGCACCCGCACGATCTGGCGGGCGGCGTCGCGCGTGATGAGGTCGAGGTGGCGGTTGCGCACGCGGGTCTCTTCGCTGAGCGCCATCTCCGTGCCGTCCTCGGCGACGAAGGTCTTGGGCAGCGGGCGGATCGCTTTGGAGGCGAGCATCCACTCGGTGGCGAAGATCGACAGTTCGCCGCGCTTAGAGGCGCCCACATAGCCCGCGACCCACACGAAGTCGCCCAAGTCTACGTCAGCTTTGAGGGAGTCGAGCGCCTCCTTGCCAATGTTGGCCAACGAGAAGATCACCTGAATGCGCTGCCCATCGCCGGCCTGCAGCTGAGCAAAGGCGATCTTGCCAGATGGGCGCAGCAGCATGACGCGCCCGGCCAGCTTGACGTGCTCCTCGGTCAGCTCTTGCCCCGGTTGCAACACGACGCCGGCGCTCACCGCCTCCTCGTCACCTTCGCGCTTGACGCCGTACCCGGCGCGGACCTCGCCGATCGTGTGGGTAATCTCGAGTTGGGGTGGGTAAGGATCGCGCCCGGCAGCGAGAAGACGGGCTCGCTTTTCCTTACGGACAGCGAGCTGGTCCGAGGTGTCGTCGTAGTGCGGCTGAGTCATAGTTGTCCTTTTCTTCGGTGTCTTAGCGGGCGAGTCCGCGTGTTAGAGCTGATCTTTGATGTAGCGCGGCATGATGTCTGCAATCGAGGAAAGCACGTAGTTGGGCTGATCCTTGCGTTTGAGTTCGCGGGCCCGCTCGATCGTCGTCTCACCGGTGAGCACCAGCGCGGTAGGCACGCCATAGCGCTTGGCCATGCGGATGTCTGCCCCCAGAGAGTCAGTGACGAAGAGGGCTTCTTCGCGGCGGATATCGACGTCGTCGAAAATCATCTCGAGTAGATCCGTTTCCGGGCTGCCGAGGTTCTTCGTCAGACGCTTGCGGGTGGCCGTTTCGAGTGCGGCGACGATCGGCAAGACGCCCGGCTCAACGCTGCCGTCGGGCAGGCGGCGCAGTCGCCTGAGCGAGGAGCTGATCAGGTCGGCGCCGTTGTCCGCGATGGCGTGGTAGGCCGTAGAGAACATCTTCATGTTGAAGTCGTCGGTGAAAGAGACGATCACGACATCAGTCTCCATCGCGTCGTCCGTGACCGCAATGCCGTTGGCGGCCAGCTCCTCACGGAAGTTCGCATCGCCTGCCACAAATACTTTTGCGCCAGGATAGGAGCGCTTGAGGTAGCGCGCCACGAGCGAGGCCGGGGTGATGACCTGCTCAGCCGCGATCTCTATCCCCTCGTTGGCCATGATCTCCACCAACTTCGCCGGGGTGGCGGCCGAGAGCCAGGACATGAAACGGA from Trueperella pyogenes includes these protein-coding regions:
- the lysS gene encoding lysine--tRNA ligase codes for the protein MTQPHYDDTSDQLAVRKEKRARLLAAGRDPYPPQLEITHTIGEVRAGYGVKREGDEEAVSAGVVLQPGQELTEEHVKLAGRVMLLRPSGKIAFAQLQAGDGQRIQVIFSLANIGKEALDSLKADVDLGDFVWVAGYVGASKRGELSIFATEWMLASKAIRPLPKTFVAEDGTEMALSEETRVRNRHLDLITRDAARQIVRVRAGMMKSIRKTFDERGYLEVETPILQPLHGGAAARPFETHINAYDQDLYLRIATELYLKKAVVGGIERVFEVGKNFRNEGADSTHSPEFSAMEAYQAYATYEDMAVLTRDLIQNAARDVFGTTTVTLADGTEYDLGGEWARLDLYTSLSEAVGETVTVQTPRERLVQIAEKFDIGVKEYAVAGKIAEDIWEELVGSKLWEPTFVFDFPEDTSPLTRNHRTKPGLTEKWDLYVRGVEIATAYTELADPVIQRERLTQQSLDAAAGDPEAMQLDESFIEAMEQGFPPSGGMGMGIDRMLMVLTGLGIRETILFPFVKPTR
- a CDS encoding HAD-IIA family hydrolase; this encodes MRFVPKIAQINPKAFIPDVDKLRQRIRKTQATSNEAVTGTAEYSTGEGEISARISNLEVMVAEAPGRVFDAYLINIDAALYAGTNLMPELKTVVAALDHLHRPIRFMSWLSAATPAKLVEIMANEGIEIAAEQVITPASLVARYLKRSYPGAKVFVAGDANFREELAANGIAVTDDAMETDVVIVSFTDDFNMKMFSTAYHAIADNGADLISSSLRRLRRLPDGSVEPGVLPIVAALETATRKRLTKNLGSPETDLLEMIFDDVDIRREEALFVTDSLGADIRMAKRYGVPTALVLTGETTIERARELKRKDQPNYVLSSIADIMPRYIKDQL